The following are encoded together in the Aerococcus mictus genome:
- the buk gene encoding butyrate kinase, with protein sequence MKILAINPGSTSTKVSVYSDGKIQAVENYQHSPKDLAHLGPVIKQKDLRKQCVVKFIEEQDLTLDDLDAISARGGTLPAVNAGAYRINEQMVDYLTHKTRNPHASSLAAIIAYELKIEYDQTDLPIMIYDSVAVDQFDPVARLSGLKGAERVSGSHALNTRAVAMKVCQELGTSYQAANLIVCHMGGGISTSVHQQGRMIDNISDDEGPMGMDRTGELPLLALFKVIEGCSYEEMVRLNKQEGGIKSYTGLTDMRQVQAEADQGNDYYQLVIDAFVYQIAKAIGSLATVLKGKVDRIILTGGVAHSQRITQAISDRVAFIAPVIVEAGEHEMLALSQGAERVVLGKEDMQEFILNEI encoded by the coding sequence ATGAAAATTTTAGCCATTAATCCGGGATCCACTTCGACTAAAGTGTCAGTCTATAGTGATGGTAAGATCCAAGCCGTAGAAAATTACCAGCATAGTCCCAAGGATTTAGCCCATTTAGGGCCGGTCATTAAACAAAAGGATTTACGTAAACAATGTGTGGTCAAGTTTATAGAAGAACAGGATTTGACCTTGGATGATCTTGATGCCATTTCAGCCCGGGGAGGGACTTTGCCTGCTGTTAATGCGGGGGCTTATCGGATCAATGAACAGATGGTTGACTATCTCACTCATAAGACCAGAAATCCACACGCTTCCAGTCTTGCAGCCATTATCGCCTATGAATTAAAGATAGAGTATGATCAGACGGATTTACCCATTATGATTTATGATTCAGTAGCGGTTGACCAGTTTGACCCTGTTGCTCGACTGTCGGGCTTAAAGGGGGCAGAGCGGGTGAGTGGCAGCCATGCCCTCAATACCCGAGCAGTTGCCATGAAGGTTTGTCAAGAATTAGGAACTAGCTACCAAGCAGCCAATTTGATTGTTTGCCATATGGGTGGTGGTATTTCGACCAGTGTCCACCAGCAAGGCAGGATGATTGATAATATTTCCGATGATGAAGGACCCATGGGGATGGACCGCACCGGCGAACTCCCATTATTAGCCCTGTTTAAGGTGATTGAGGGCTGTTCTTATGAAGAAATGGTTCGACTGAATAAGCAAGAGGGCGGTATAAAATCCTATACAGGTTTGACTGATATGCGTCAAGTCCAAGCCGAGGCTGACCAAGGAAATGATTATTATCAGCTGGTCATTGATGCCTTTGTTTATCAAATTGCTAAGGCTATTGGCTCGCTAGCTACAGTACTCAAGGGCAAGGTCGACCGGATCATTCTTACTGGGGGAGTCGCTCATTCTCAAAGGATTACCCAGGCCATTAGTGACCGAGTAGCCTTTATCGCGCCAGTCATTGTTGAAGCTGGAGAACATGAAATGTTAGCCCTATCACAAGGGGCAGAGCGAGTAGTCTTAGGAAAAGAAGACATGCAAGAGTTTATTCTCAATGAGATTTAA
- a CDS encoding enoyl-CoA hydratase/isomerase family protein, with translation MSDYVVTSIKDGIMTILVNRPEVLNAIDTQVVNMIGDAITSGEENDEVKGMLLRGAGDKAFIAGGDIAWFLDNIRAKNWAAFEENMKGHKVIRGKMEQCKKPLIAVVDGWALGGGCELALASRAMIVTDKAKFGLPEATLGIIPGYGGMLRLNHQLGKEMAKFFAMTGTIFGPDDTEKLGLSHARANTEEEIYAAAKELINNMPDKYREREIPEDYHDQLVAFSDENIMKTIYGEPVEGIDNSKFVEKIHERSPSSIFTANRVVDEQSGKSIDEGIQIEIAAILKLFQSEQAEYGIAAFVNKEKTDYYNDYWKEILEKGR, from the coding sequence ATGTCTGACTATGTAGTAACTTCAATTAAAGATGGTATTATGACAATTTTGGTCAATCGTCCCGAAGTCCTCAATGCGATTGATACCCAAGTGGTGAATATGATTGGAGACGCCATCACAAGTGGTGAAGAAAATGATGAAGTAAAAGGCATGCTCCTCAGAGGGGCCGGTGATAAGGCCTTTATTGCTGGGGGAGACATCGCTTGGTTCTTAGACAATATTCGTGCGAAAAACTGGGCCGCCTTTGAAGAAAATATGAAAGGCCACAAAGTCATCCGTGGCAAAATGGAACAATGTAAGAAACCATTAATCGCAGTAGTTGACGGCTGGGCCCTGGGCGGCGGTTGTGAACTGGCCTTAGCCAGTCGGGCCATGATTGTCACTGACAAAGCCAAATTCGGCCTTCCTGAAGCTACTTTAGGAATTATCCCAGGCTACGGTGGCATGCTGCGCTTAAACCACCAATTAGGCAAGGAAATGGCTAAATTCTTCGCTATGACTGGGACCATCTTCGGACCTGATGACACCGAAAAATTAGGCTTATCCCATGCCCGAGCAAATACAGAAGAAGAAATTTATGCGGCAGCTAAAGAATTAATTAATAATATGCCTGACAAATACCGGGAACGTGAAATTCCTGAAGACTACCATGACCAATTAGTGGCCTTCAGTGATGAAAATATTATGAAGACCATTTACGGGGAACCGGTAGAAGGTATCGATAACTCTAAATTCGTTGAAAAGATCCACGAACGCTCTCCTTCATCCATTTTCACTGCCAACCGGGTGGTCGATGAACAAAGCGGTAAAAGCATTGATGAAGGGATTCAAATTGAAATTGCTGCCATCTTGAAACTCTTCCAATCCGAACAAGCTGAATATGGTATTGCAGCCTTCGTTAATAAAGAAAAAACCGACTACTATAACGATTATTGGAAGGAAATCCTTGAAAAAGGGCGCTAA
- a CDS encoding LysR family transcriptional regulator: protein MKMSSINLQHLYYFIVAARHQNYSLAAEKLFITTSTLSRAIQGLEETTGVPLFINNKGRVRLTDYGTVFYRYAYQSIRTIEEGIFDLQSMADIRHDTIHISCDSLFSIANNMIPSLLAYCQKADSNLKINFEQLPTSQMIKDLLDEKLDVVFASDFGFDNYNTQIETELLFEERLALAVPDAHPLAKKDQVTLQETVDLTFIRTSDNENFKKLITNLQLASISKKTYPIHTIHRVVDDNTLMAMVRNNIGVALVSENTIAGTVGVKILPIVDLPIKRPIYMIKKKENLPSYSVDVFTQYVRQFIAEEYK, encoded by the coding sequence ATGAAAATGTCATCCATCAACCTCCAGCACCTCTACTATTTTATCGTTGCTGCTAGACATCAAAATTATAGTTTAGCCGCTGAAAAACTCTTTATCACCACCTCGACGCTCAGTCGAGCTATCCAAGGTCTAGAAGAAACGACCGGTGTACCCTTATTTATTAACAATAAAGGTCGTGTACGTTTAACTGACTATGGGACGGTTTTTTATCGCTATGCCTACCAAAGCATTCGTACCATTGAAGAAGGAATTTTCGACCTCCAATCTATGGCCGATATTCGCCACGACACCATCCACATTTCTTGTGACAGTCTCTTTTCCATTGCTAATAACATGATTCCTTCCCTATTAGCCTACTGTCAAAAGGCGGATAGCAATCTCAAGATTAACTTTGAACAGCTCCCCACTAGTCAAATGATCAAAGACCTACTCGATGAAAAATTAGATGTCGTTTTTGCTAGTGACTTTGGTTTTGACAACTACAATACGCAAATAGAAACGGAACTCCTCTTTGAAGAACGCCTAGCCTTAGCTGTACCCGATGCTCATCCCTTAGCCAAGAAGGACCAAGTTACCCTACAAGAAACGGTCGACCTCACCTTTATTCGTACTAGTGATAACGAAAATTTCAAAAAATTAATCACCAACCTACAATTAGCTTCGATTTCTAAGAAGACCTATCCCATCCATACCATCCACCGGGTGGTTGATGACAATACCCTAATGGCTATGGTGAGAAATAATATTGGAGTTGCCCTGGTCTCAGAGAATACCATTGCTGGGACAGTCGGTGTTAAAATTCTCCCCATTGTCGACCTACCTATTAAACGTCCTATCTATATGATAAAAAAGAAAGAAAACCTCCCTTCCTATAGTGTGGACGTTTTCACCCAATATGTGCGTCAATTTATCGCTGAGGAATATAAATAA
- a CDS encoding NAD(P)H-dependent flavin oxidoreductase: protein MSNPLLEVIGTKYPILQGAMGGVAYHQLVAAVSEAGGLGIIASAGMDKETLHEEIRKTRELTDKPFGVNLMLMSPNIADMIEVIAEEKVPVVTTGAGNPKPVIEPLHQAGCKVIPVVATARQAAKMEAAGVDAVVCEGNEAGGHIGTVATMTLTRAVSKAVKIPVVTAGGVADGHGLAAAFALGASGAQLGTVLVASEEAPIADSYKEATVSAQENSTFEMAREIGSPIRLLQTKGSDHLQEIIDNGGGREDFEPVSLELLVKGAKGDTENGTVTIGQIAGVVEEVRPVKEILDSMVEEADQVISSLSIL, encoded by the coding sequence ATGTCAAATCCATTATTAGAAGTTATCGGAACCAAATACCCTATTCTACAAGGTGCTATGGGGGGCGTGGCTTATCACCAATTGGTAGCCGCTGTTTCAGAAGCAGGTGGTTTAGGGATTATTGCTTCAGCGGGTATGGATAAAGAAACCCTCCATGAAGAAATTAGAAAAACTCGAGAACTAACTGATAAACCATTTGGGGTTAACTTGATGTTAATGTCACCAAATATTGCTGATATGATCGAGGTTATCGCCGAAGAAAAAGTTCCGGTCGTAACAACGGGTGCTGGGAATCCTAAGCCAGTGATCGAACCCTTGCACCAAGCAGGCTGCAAGGTAATTCCAGTAGTGGCGACAGCCAGACAAGCGGCTAAAATGGAAGCAGCTGGTGTCGATGCCGTGGTCTGTGAAGGAAACGAAGCCGGTGGACATATCGGGACAGTGGCAACTATGACCCTAACCCGCGCTGTTTCTAAAGCAGTTAAGATCCCTGTGGTGACTGCTGGTGGTGTGGCAGATGGTCACGGTTTAGCAGCTGCCTTTGCCTTAGGGGCCTCAGGAGCACAACTAGGTACGGTTCTCGTTGCCAGTGAAGAAGCTCCAATTGCTGACAGCTATAAGGAAGCTACTGTGTCAGCACAGGAAAATTCCACCTTTGAAATGGCTCGTGAAATTGGCTCTCCAATTCGTTTACTACAAACCAAAGGCTCTGACCACTTACAAGAAATTATCGATAATGGCGGTGGCCGCGAAGACTTTGAACCAGTCAGCTTAGAGCTCTTAGTTAAAGGAGCCAAAGGGGACACCGAAAATGGTACGGTAACCATTGGACAAATTGCTGGTGTAGTAGAAGAAGTTCGCCCAGTAAAAGAAATTCTTGACAGCATGGTTGAAGAAGCTGACCAAGTAATTTCATCACTAAGTATTCTTTAA
- a CDS encoding CaiB/BaiF CoA transferase family protein — MNIQLLDGVKVIDFSTMVAAPTTARVMADWGADVLKVEAPSGDQLRGTGATMNVTATEDENPIFETDNLNKKGITLNLKSEEGYQIMMQLLEEADVFISNIRIHSLEKLGLGYETLKAKFPHLIWGHFSGYGTKGEEAHRPGYDVVGYWARGGFMASLAPVNHPPISAPSGVGDSVAGLSLLSGILAALLKQRETGQGEEVRVSLLGSAIFCNKMMIVSSQYEDHYPKDRMHPNNPFLQSYQTKDGEWIMLCLVRYESEFPRFMKIIGLEEYIDDESVNTLDAFQKNPKQSEFVKQVEAAIGNMESQDLIDKMLAEDFTFERAQTFDEIPNDKQAWANNYLENMEFGKDGKRVAMPASPVQFSDDQKIPFNHAPRLGEHNQEILSGLGYSEEDIQSLKEKGVI, encoded by the coding sequence ATGAACATTCAATTACTTGATGGCGTAAAAGTTATTGATTTTTCTACCATGGTAGCCGCTCCAACCACAGCCCGCGTAATGGCTGACTGGGGAGCAGATGTTCTCAAGGTGGAAGCTCCCTCTGGAGACCAATTAAGAGGGACCGGTGCCACCATGAACGTTACCGCTACTGAGGATGAAAACCCTATTTTTGAAACCGATAACCTCAATAAAAAAGGGATTACCCTTAACCTGAAAAGCGAAGAAGGTTATCAAATCATGATGCAATTACTTGAAGAAGCCGACGTTTTTATTTCTAATATTCGCATTCATTCTTTAGAAAAATTAGGCTTAGGCTATGAAACCCTGAAGGCCAAATTTCCTCATTTAATTTGGGGTCATTTTTCAGGTTACGGCACCAAGGGCGAAGAAGCTCACCGTCCAGGTTATGATGTCGTCGGTTACTGGGCCCGCGGTGGCTTTATGGCTAGTTTAGCCCCAGTGAACCATCCTCCAATTTCTGCTCCTTCAGGGGTGGGCGATAGTGTGGCTGGTCTTTCCCTCTTAAGTGGAATTCTAGCTGCCTTACTCAAGCAAAGAGAAACCGGTCAAGGTGAAGAAGTCCGTGTATCACTTTTAGGCTCTGCCATTTTCTGTAATAAGATGATGATTGTTTCTTCCCAATATGAAGACCACTATCCTAAAGACCGTATGCATCCCAATAACCCCTTCCTGCAGTCCTATCAAACCAAAGATGGCGAATGGATCATGCTCTGCCTCGTGCGCTATGAAAGTGAATTTCCTCGCTTTATGAAGATTATCGGTTTAGAGGAATATATTGATGATGAAAGCGTCAATACCTTGGATGCCTTCCAAAAGAATCCTAAGCAATCAGAATTTGTCAAACAAGTTGAAGCAGCTATTGGCAATATGGAAAGCCAAGACTTAATTGATAAGATGCTGGCTGAAGACTTTACCTTTGAACGGGCACAAACCTTTGATGAAATTCCAAATGATAAACAAGCCTGGGCTAATAATTACCTGGAAAATATGGAATTTGGTAAGGATGGCAAACGTGTGGCCATGCCAGCTTCGCCAGTTCAATTCTCAGATGATCAAAAAATTCCATTCAACCATGCGCCTCGCTTAGGAGAACACAATCAGGAAATTCTATCCGGCCTAGGTTACAGTGAAGAAGACATCCAGTCACTAAAAGAAAAAGGCGTTATTTAG
- a CDS encoding phosphate acyltransferase: MKSFEELLTIFQPKGKVKVGFVNALDQSSIETASDPRIKDYIEPVFLGDKAKIDSLVKDYQLSHYQVLDVQDDLSAAKLAVEKVHQGEIQMLCKGKLPSSHFLRPIVNKESGIVRSGLLSTVTLLDIPQYPKLLINTDGGMNLNPNFDQKKIIIRHAIEVMNDIGIQAPKIAVLGATEEVNEKIPSSKDAYDLMKVFSQDPDFKGSIAGPISLDLALSQVASQLKDYHSEVAGQADILISPDMTTGNILSKALTVLGKGRLATIVKGAQVPIVMNSRGSSSDEKVFALLLALFSWR; this comes from the coding sequence ATGAAATCATTTGAAGAACTTTTAACTATCTTTCAACCCAAAGGCAAGGTTAAAGTGGGCTTTGTCAATGCTCTGGACCAGTCCAGTATTGAAACCGCCAGTGACCCAAGGATAAAAGACTATATTGAACCCGTTTTTCTGGGGGATAAAGCTAAGATTGATTCCTTAGTTAAGGATTACCAACTGAGTCATTATCAAGTGCTTGATGTCCAGGATGATCTTTCTGCCGCTAAGTTAGCCGTGGAAAAGGTCCACCAAGGAGAAATCCAGATGCTCTGCAAGGGCAAACTTCCTTCAAGTCATTTTCTCCGGCCAATCGTCAATAAGGAAAGTGGGATTGTTCGCAGTGGCTTACTTTCAACGGTAACCTTATTGGATATCCCCCAATACCCTAAGTTGCTGATAAATACTGATGGGGGAATGAATTTAAATCCCAATTTTGACCAGAAAAAGATAATCATTCGACATGCCATTGAAGTGATGAACGATATTGGCATACAGGCTCCTAAAATTGCTGTTTTAGGCGCTACAGAGGAAGTCAATGAGAAAATCCCATCGTCTAAGGATGCGTATGACTTAATGAAGGTCTTCAGCCAGGATCCTGATTTTAAAGGCAGTATTGCCGGTCCGATCTCCTTAGACTTGGCCCTTAGTCAAGTGGCTAGCCAGCTCAAAGATTATCACTCAGAGGTGGCAGGACAGGCAGATATTTTAATCTCTCCTGATATGACAACGGGAAATATTCTCAGTAAGGCCTTGACTGTACTGGGGAAGGGGCGTTTAGCCACCATTGTTAAAGGGGCCCAGGTTCCTATTGTGATGAATTCGCGGGGGTCAAGCAGCGATGAAAAAGTATTTGCCTTACTGTTAGCACTTTTTTCCTGGAGGTAG